The window CAAATATGGCGCTAGCCTTTCTTTTACTGCTGATTATGTTTATTGTTGGACCTTCTCTATTCATCCTAAATATCTTTACAGATACAATTGGAGAGTATTTACAAAACCTTCCTCGGATGAGCTTTAGACTTGCTCCTCTTAACGAAGAAAATAGGGCTTGGATTAATGCCTGGACGATATTTTATTGGGCTTGGTGGATTGCCTGGTCCCCTTTTGTCGGAATTTTTATCGCTAGGGTTTCTAAAGGAAGAAGCATACGAGAGTTTGTATTTTGCGTCCTATTAATTCCCTCTATCATCGGCTTTTTTTGGTTTGCAACATTTGGGGGTTCCGCCATTAGACTCGAAGATACAGGAATCGCATCCATTTCTGGATTAGCATTAGAGGAGTCATTATTTGGAGTTTTTTCCAATTATCCATTAGGTACATTAATGTCAATTGTTGCTATAACGCTAGTGGTAACCTTCTTTATTACATCGGCAGATTCAGGTACTTATGTACTTGCCATGATGTCATCAAATGGGTCGCAGACTCCCTCGAACAGAATAAAAATTATCTGGGGATTACTACTCCCTGCTACTGCCTTAGTTCTATTATATTCCGGGGGTCTACTAGCACTTCAAAATACGATGATTATTGCTGCGCTGCCATTTTCGGTCATTATGATTCTTATGACCATAAGCCTGCTCAAATCATTAAATAATGAAGTAAAGGAGATGGCCCTGCTTCATCCAAAACATAGAAAATAACGCCATTCCATCAGAATGGCGTTTCTTTTTTAGATTTTATAGGCTAAACAATCTCAAAATTGGATTTCTTTGCTTATTTTTATCAACGATTTTCAGTTTATCCATTGATAACTTTTCTTGATTCTCCGATACCCACTGATCCAATTCTTGTTTACTGCTAAAATGAGTGTAGTAGGTTTCTCCGCCTTTTCCTACTGCATTTACAACAAATCTACATGTATTTCCCATCACGTTCTCCTTAACAAGGAATAATATACATGAATTATAACAAGAAAAAATTAAAATTCAATTGTTTTTTTGTTAAGGTTTATTTATTTTCAGAAAAATCTATATTTTATTCGTATCAGTGTTTTCTAAATAAACAACAAGACTATCTGTGGAAGAAAGGTTACAAGCAATAGAATGATGATCATAGAAGCGATATATGGGAGAACGGCCCTTGATAAGGGTCCCATTGATACACCCGATATACTAGACCCTACAAACAGGTTAACTCCTACAGGAGGAGTAAAATATCCGACTGCCAGGTTAATGATCATCAAAACACCAAAATGAACAGGATCGTAGCCAACTTGTACAACGATTGGCAATAGAATAGGTGTTAAAATAATTATAGCTGCAAGAGGGTCCATAAACATTCCTACCACTAATAACAATGCCATAATGAGCAAAATAATAACGGTTGGGTTACTCGAGATACCAATTAACCAACTAGCAATTTTATTAGGAATCTGTTCAATGGTTAACAGCCTTCCGAATGCATTTGCCGTACCAACAATTATCAAAACAGTAGACGTTGTAAGTGCTGATTCATACATCACTTTAGGTAATTCTCTTAACGGCAGCTCACGGTAGATAACGACCGCGACAAAGAGTCCGTAGACAACAGCAACGACAGCTGCTTCTGTTGGTGTGAAGAAACCGCCGTAGATTCCACCTAAAATAATAATGGGAATTAATAAGGCCCATTTCGCATCCCAAATCGATTTACCGATATTTTTGAATGACGTTTTTTCCTCTAGTCCTTTGTAACCCATCTTCTTCGAAAAGTACCAAGCCCATACCATCATCCCAAGTCCAACCAAAATACCCGGAATAATCCCAGAAATAAACAAGTCTCCTACTGAAACACTTGCCGTTATCCCGAACATAACCATTGGAATACTTGGTGGAATAATAATACCAATCGAACCTGCAGCTGCTACAGTCGCTGTTGCAAACCGTCTGTCATAGCCCTGCTGAACCATAGCAGGAATCATCACGCCTCCAATGGCCGCGACCGTTGCAGGACCGGAACCGGAAATCGCGGCAAAGAACATACAAGTAATAATGGTGGCAATGGCAAATCCCCCTGTTTTGTTACCTACCAATGCACCCGCAACCCCAAATAATCTTTGCGAAATACCACCTTTTCCCATAATTTCCCCTGCAAGTATGAAAAAGGGAACGGCCATTAACGGAAATGAATCCGCAGATGTTACTAATTCTTTAGCTAAAAACTCTAGCGGCAGACTGCCAGAATAGATAATGGTAATTAGCGTAGCTAAACCTAAGGCAATACCAATTGGCACGCTTATAAGTAAAAGAATGGCAAAGCTGCCAAACAAGACGGCAGTTGCAGTCATATCCGTAACCCCCTAACCTAATTTAAAATATTATTTTCTTTACCTTTATTGAATAAAGACTTGATTAAATCAATTTGGTTTTGGATCAAACGTATCAGGGTCAATCCCATTCCAATTGGAGTCGCCATATAAACAAGCCCCATTGGAATTTGATTTGCAGGTGACTTTTGTCCAAATTGAAGTAATTGATTGGCCACCTCATAGCCATATAAAATAACAAAGATTGCAAATAACATAAAAAAAAGATTGGAGATAATGGTTAATGAAATTTGCCCTTTATCCTTTAGTAAAAATAAGAGTGCATCTATCTTCACATGTTTTTGCTGTTTGACTCCAAAGCTGATTCCAATGTAAATCAACCAAATAAAACAATAGCGTGCCAATTCCTCTGACCATGAGAGGGATCCGCCAAATTGCCTCATCACCACTTGTAAAAAGATAACAGCTACCATGATGATGGAGAAAAACACTAGTATGACTTTTTCGATATTCTCATCGAGCCAACGAATAGCCTTCATCTTTACCCCTCATTTCTAAAATAAGTTGTGAAATCGTCATTTAGTAAGCTATGAAAAAAAGACCTTGAGGAATGATCCTCTCCTCAAAGTCTTCCATTGCTTTTATAAAAATTTATTTGACAGCTTGAATTCTTTCAACAAAATCTCCATACTTTTCAGCGTGCTTTTCATAGACCGGTTGAACGGCCTTACGGAATGACTCCATATCAATGTCCTTCTCAGGAATAATTTCTACTCCCTTTTCAACTAAGTTCTTTTTGTAGTCCTCCATTAAATCTTGATTAATTTGACGTTCCTTCTCTGCATACTCTTTTCCAAGATCAACCATTACTTTTTGAATGTCCTCAGGTAATGAAGCAAAAAGCTCCTGATTCATTACTAAAGTCGCAGAAGCATAATAAAGTCCTACTTCAGAGAAATACTTAGATTGCTCGTATACATTTGTTGTATAGTAAACACCTGTTGAGAAATCTGATCCATCTATTACTCCCTGTTGCAATCCGCCATACACCTCAGGGAAAGCCATAGGTGTTGCATTCGTTCCCATTTCACTATACGTATCAATTAAAAGTTCACTTTCCATAACACGCATTTTTAACCCTTTTAAATCTGAAACAGCTTTGATAGGCTTCTTACTATTGGCTAAATGGCGCTGACCATTTTCCCAGAATGCCAACCCTTTTAAATTGGATTCAGACATTTTATCTAGTAACTCTTGTCCTACTTCACCATCTAACGTTTTGTAAGCATGGTCCAAATCTCTAAATAAAAATGGGAATTCAATAACTGCGACTTCTGGTACAAAGCCTGTCACAACACTTGTTGTGATCAAACTCATATCTAACGTCCCCAGTTGGACGCCCTCTAGCAGCTCACGTTCACCGCCTAAAGCTCCATTACCGAAAATCTCGAATTTTACCTTTCCATCTGTCGCTTCTTCGACTGCCTTTGCATATTCTGCAAATCCAATTGCATAGGCTTGTCCATCTGGAGAAATATGCCCTACTTTAATCTTAATAACGTCTCCATCCTTACCGCCGTTAGCTTTATCGGTTGCAGTTTCCTTTGCTCCACCGCCGCAAGCCGACAGCACCAATAAACTGATAACTGTTGCAATCATTAAAAATAACTTCATGCTCTTCAAGATAGATTACCCCTTTTTAATATAATCTTATTATCTGTTACTTTAACGCTTAAAAGCATATAAGTAATAAAGTTATAGATTATTATAAGATAAAACTAGTTAAATTGCATTAATATTTTGTTATTTCTATAAAACTTTTTCACTTTTACCAAATCCGTAAACTTACAAAAGGCCTAGTTAAGGACTACGTTTTATTTATAGGATAAAAAAAGCCGAGAAGTTCTCTCGGCGTGTTTCGAAATATCAATTAATCCTTGACTATTTTAAAAGTAATTTCGTGACCGCTTCAACATGGGGCGAGTTGATGGAATTGATGTTATTTGTTATTGCCCGTTCTCGAAAACATATCCACTGCGTTTTTGGCACTATCGGTAGGCGGGAACATATCGACTCTTAACTATCACACCATTAAATACATTTAGTTAATAATTTCGCCTTTATTTTTAGCTGATTTTTCACGCCATTCTCGCCGCTCAGTAGTTGTCAGTTTCGTCCACTCTTTTTCTTCACCAATAATTCTTAAAGGTTCTTTCGATCGATAAGAACGTGTTAAGTTACCAGGGAATTTTTTGTCAGTAACATTTGGGTCGTTTTCAAATTCACCTGTTGGTTCTATTATATAAATGCGTTCCCTTCCTTCTCCTTTTGCTAATGTTGCTGCAAGTCCTGCACCATTGACATTAGCAGTGAAATAAATGTGGTTCATTTTAAGTTCGGGTTTGTAATTTGAAATTCCACCCGCTGTCAGTAAATCACCAACTTTCAAATCTGCCTTTGTCCCATGGTAAAATGGACCTACATCAGTAGGTGCACCCTTAGCTGAATTTGACAATTCATAATTTCTTTTTGCATTCGCAGAATCACCCAACTCCTCATAACATTTGGCAATGTTTAAATATAACGTTGAGTATGCACTTTTAACATTATCATCATTTATCTTTAGGGCACACTGTAGAGATGTCTCCATCCATTTTAATTTGTCTGTAATACTCTTTTGTATACGAGCTAAATGATAAGATGCGATAAATCTTTCATAGTCATCTGTTGCTTCGTGCCATGCTTTATGAAACATCGTGATTGCATCCTCACTGTTTCCACTGTCCTCCAATCCCATCCCACTCATGCAGAGCTTAATAATAGCGTTATTTGGATCAAATTTTATATTCATTTAATCTTACCTCCAAAATTAATTAATTGTTATATACCTCAGGCACGCAAAGCATCATCAAGTTTCTTAAACAATATATCTAGTCGTGTTTTCTTGATGGGCTGCGGTGAGAAATTCCGAATAACTGTATGAACTTCAGTTGGCGCCTCTTTAATTGCACGATCAATCATGTCGTCGCTTGCAACCTTTGAAGTCTTTGATAACTCAAGTGCATAAGCTGCGTAAACAATTGGTCCTAGTACATGACGTGCTTGTCTCCATCCCTGGTCGCCGTTTTGTAAATCCGTATGGGTATATGGAACAGCAGAAATTGCAGATGCTGCTTTTGTAACATATTTTGCAGGTTCATCTACTTCTTTACCAATTTTAAAAACTGCCATTGACACTCTCCGAAGCTCTTGTCCTCGCTTTTCGCCTTGGACGTATTTTGTTGCTACTTCTAAAGATTGCCGAGGTCTTAAATCATCCGGGTAATTCTCTTCAAAAATAGGTAATACTTCCGCCACAAAAGGAATACTCCAAAGTGTAGCCGGTCTTAATAGATACTGATCATCTGTCGAATTCGTAAGTTTATTGCCATTAGATTTAGACATAAATTTTTCTCCTATCAAATTCCTATTTGTCTACATGCTTTATAAAAGAACGATTTATTTCATTAATATCTCTAGCCCTTCCTCGGATGTTAACATCTCAAGATTGTTAAATATCTCCTCTTCGCTCCAATTCCACCATTGAAGCTTTAGCAAGAATTCAATCTTTTCGTCACTAAAGCGTTTTTTGATAAACTTAGCTGGATTCCCACCATATATTGTATATGGATCAACACTTTTCACTACTGTTGAATTAGCGGCAATAATCGCACCATCACCAATTTTAATACCCGGCA of the Bacillus tuaregi genome contains:
- a CDS encoding TRAP transporter large permease encodes the protein MTATAVLFGSFAILLLISVPIGIALGLATLITIIYSGSLPLEFLAKELVTSADSFPLMAVPFFILAGEIMGKGGISQRLFGVAGALVGNKTGGFAIATIITCMFFAAISGSGPATVAAIGGVMIPAMVQQGYDRRFATATVAAAGSIGIIIPPSIPMVMFGITASVSVGDLFISGIIPGILVGLGMMVWAWYFSKKMGYKGLEEKTSFKNIGKSIWDAKWALLIPIIILGGIYGGFFTPTEAAVVAVVYGLFVAVVIYRELPLRELPKVMYESALTTSTVLIIVGTANAFGRLLTIEQIPNKIASWLIGISSNPTVIILLIMALLLVVGMFMDPLAAIIILTPILLPIVVQVGYDPVHFGVLMIINLAVGYFTPPVGVNLFVGSSISGVSMGPLSRAVLPYIASMIIILLLVTFLPQIVLLFI
- a CDS encoding TRAP transporter small permease is translated as MKAIRWLDENIEKVILVFFSIIMVAVIFLQVVMRQFGGSLSWSEELARYCFIWLIYIGISFGVKQQKHVKIDALLFLLKDKGQISLTIISNLFFMLFAIFVILYGYEVANQLLQFGQKSPANQIPMGLVYMATPIGMGLTLIRLIQNQIDLIKSLFNKGKENNILN
- a CDS encoding putative immunity protein, with translation MSKSNGNKLTNSTDDQYLLRPATLWSIPFVAEVLPIFEENYPDDLRPRQSLEVATKYVQGEKRGQELRRVSMAVFKIGKEVDEPAKYVTKAASAISAVPYTHTDLQNGDQGWRQARHVLGPIVYAAYALELSKTSKVASDDMIDRAIKEAPTEVHTVIRNFSPQPIKKTRLDILFKKLDDALRA
- the arr gene encoding NAD(+)--rifampin ADP-ribosyltransferase is translated as MSNSAKGAPTDVGPFYHGTKADLKVGDLLTAGGISNYKPELKMNHIYFTANVNGAGLAATLAKGEGRERIYIIEPTGEFENDPNVTDKKFPGNLTRSYRSKEPLRIIGEEKEWTKLTTTERREWREKSAKNKGEIIN
- the dctP gene encoding TRAP transporter substrate-binding protein DctP; translated protein: MKLFLMIATVISLLVLSACGGGAKETATDKANGGKDGDVIKIKVGHISPDGQAYAIGFAEYAKAVEEATDGKVKFEIFGNGALGGERELLEGVQLGTLDMSLITTSVVTGFVPEVAVIEFPFLFRDLDHAYKTLDGEVGQELLDKMSESNLKGLAFWENGQRHLANSKKPIKAVSDLKGLKMRVMESELLIDTYSEMGTNATPMAFPEVYGGLQQGVIDGSDFSTGVYYTTNVYEQSKYFSEVGLYYASATLVMNQELFASLPEDIQKVMVDLGKEYAEKERQINQDLMEDYKKNLVEKGVEIIPEKDIDMESFRKAVQPVYEKHAEKYGDFVERIQAVK